DNA from Tripterygium wilfordii isolate XIE 37 chromosome 4, ASM1340144v1, whole genome shotgun sequence:
CAGTATTTGGTTTAAACTTTTCAATTTCCTTTGGTTAATTAGAACAATTTAGTTCCTTTTGGATTGTTAtaatttactttattgataatAGCTGCATCTGAAACCTAATATCTTTAATAATATGACAGATTCATATTGACAAAATGGATGATAGTTTGTACGACGAGTTTGGTAACTATATTGGACCTGAATTAGACTCTGACCAAGAGAGTGACagagaggatgaagatgaggagcTTCCTGACCAGCCCCATGAAGAGGAGGCGACATCAGATGGTGAGGGTGGAGCCCCTGGTCCCAATGGGTGGATCACTACCTCACTTGATGTTGATATGGATAACCAGATTGTTCTTGCTGAGGACAAGAAGTATTATCCAACTGCCGAAGAGGTTTATGGTGAAGATGTTGAAACATTGGTTATGGATGAAGATGAGCAACCTTTAGAGCAACCGATAATTAAACCTGTTAAGAATATTAAATTTGAGGTTGGGGTGAAGGATTCTTCAACATATGTATCAACCCAGTTTCTTATCGGTCTAATGTCCAATCCTGCTCTTGTTCGAAATGTGGCCCTTGTAGGCAATCTCCAGCATGGCAAGACAGTATTCATGGATATGTTGGTTGAGCAAACACACCATATGTCCACTTTTGACCCAAATAATGAGAAGCACATGAGATATACAGATACAAGGGTTGATGAGCAAGAGAGAAGAATATCAATCAAGGCTGTCCCAATGTCACTTGTTCTTGAGGATAGCAATTCAAAATCATACCTATGTAACATAATGGACACCCCTGGTCATGTCAATTTCTCAGATGAAATGACTGCCGCTCTCAGGCTAGCAGATGGTGCTGTGTTGATTGTTGATGCTGCTGAAGGAGTGATGGTAAGTAACTTATGTTTAGGTATATTTTACTAATAGTTAGTCCATGttttttaaacttttgattgatttttgttgatGTTAAACCTATCATGTAAACGaattatttagattttttttcagtttttcataaATATGAAGGACTTGGTTCTTAGAATAATGTTTTAAACTAAAGAACAGAGTAATACAATTTTCTGGGAGCAACTCTACACTTACAACTCTGGTTTTTTCACATTTCTCCGGCCAGTTTCACTAACAGGATAGAATTCACTCCTAAATTCAACTGTCTATGAGCTTAGTGCCGTAGTGGTACTGGTTTCGTTTCCACTTTGGTATTTTAAGCACTATCTTGTACAGTCCTATTTGTTGCATGGCTCTGAGGCTCTCTTGACGTGATATAGCAGCTTAGTCTAATATCTTTGATTCTTGTCCTTCACAGGTAAATACAGAAAGAGCTATACGCCATGCTATTCAAGAGCGCTTACCAATTGTAGTTGTGATTAACAAGGTAATTTTAACTTCGCTTGTTGGACTCCCTTTTTCATATGCTACTATTATGATTTTTGTCTTCATGTTGATGATGCTTCTGTCACTGCCATGTCATTATGATTTTGTGTATATCATGATGTTGTAATTTTTCCATTATTTCATGTATAGGTTGACAGGCTGATAACAGAACTTAAGTTGCCTCCAAAGGATGCTTACCATAAGCTCAGGCATACGTTGGAAGTAATTAATGGCCACATAACTGCTGTATCTTCAACTGCTGGAAATGTGCAAGTCATAGATCCAGCTGCTGGAAATGTTTGTTTTGCCAGTGCAACTGCAGGGTGGTCCTTTACTCTGCAATCGTTTGCTAAACTTTATGTCAAGCTCCATGGGATCCCATTTGACTCTGAGAAGTTTGCATCTCGTCTTTGGGGAGATATATATTATCATCCAGATACCAGGACCTTCAAAAAGAAGCCTCCCTCCACTGGAGGGGAAAGATCGTTTGTTGAGTTTGTGCTCGAGCCTCTCTATAAACTATACAGCCAAGTGATTGGGGAACATAAAAAGAGTGTGGAGGCAACTCTTGCAGAGCTTGGGGTCACTCTTAGTAATGCTGCTTACAAATTGAATGTTAGGCCCTTACTAAGGTTGGCTTGTAGCTCAGTTTTTGGTTCTGCCTCAGGCTTTACAGATATGCTGGTTAAACATATACCTTCTGCTAAAGATGCTGCAGCCAGGAAGGTTGATCATATATACACGGGGCCCAAAGATTCGATGATTTATCAGTCAACGGTAGATTGTGATCCTTCTGGCCCCTTGATGGTTAATGTGACTAAACTGTATCCAAAGCCCGATTGCAGtgtctttgatgcttttggtAGAGTGTATGGCGGTAAGATCCAGACAGGGCAGACAGTGCGTGTGCTAGGAGAAGGCTATTCTCCAGATGATGAGGAAGACATGACGGTGAAAGAAGTAACAAAATTATGGATTTATCAGGCTCGATATAGGATACCTATTGCAAGTGCTCCTCCAGGTACTTGGGTTCTCATCGAAGGTGTGGATGCTTCTATAATGAAGACTGCCACTCTATGTAATGTTGATTATGACGAGGATGTGTATATATTTCGGCCTCTTCAGTTCAATACTCTTCCAGTAGTGAAAACAGCTACGGAGCCTCTAAATCCAAGTGAATTGCCAAAAATGGTAGAGGGTCTCAGGAAGATTAGCAAAAGCTATCCTTTGGCCATTACCAAGGTTGAGGAATCTGGGGAGCACACAATTTTAGGCACTGGAGAATTGTACCTGGATTCAATCATGAAGGATCTTAGAGAGCTCTATTCTGATATAGAAGTGAAGGTATCCTTTCCTTGACATTTTTGTAGTTCTCTTCTTGCGTACAGCAGTGAATATATTTCACTTTTGGAGTCTCCTTTTGCTTTCTTGTGGTTGTGGTAATGTACTATTGTTTTCTTCTTATACTTGTAATGCAGGTGGCAGATCCTGTTGTTTCATTTTGTGAGACAGTGGTTGAGTCCTCATCAATGAAGTGCTTTGCTGAAACACCAAATAAGAAGAATAAAATAACCATGGTAAGATGAGGAGCTATTTTCATTCTGTTGTTTTGACTGCTATACAGACTTATGAACAATGCAGCTTGTTTAATATGATCAAATACTTATCCTTTTGGTGTTCCAGATCGCAGAACCATTGGAAAAGGGGCTTGCAGAGGACATTGAGAATGGTGTTGTTAGCATTGATTGGAGTCGAAGACAGCTTGGTGACTTCTTCAAGACAAAATATGAGTGGGATTTGCTTGCAGCACGATCTATATGGGCATTTGGCCCTGATAGGCAGGTAATCCAGCCATTTTAAGCGGTAGCAGGACAAATCACTTCTTACACATCTACATTTTCATTGATTGAGCTATGTGTTTTCTTAATGGAAAAGTTTGAATTTGCAGGGACCTAATATCTTATTAGATGATACACTTCCCACTGAGGTTGACAAGAGCTTGCTGGGTGCAGTCAAGGATTCCATTGTTCAAGGGTATCTAagttttatccttttttttttttttttttttgtttctgataTCTTGTCTGTCATTGAGGATTTCACATCATTTTGCATAGATTTCAATGGGGTGCTAGAGAGGGTCCACTTTGCGACGAGCCTATCAGGAATGTCAAGTTTAAAATAGTTGATGCGAGGATTGCACCTGAACCATTGAATCGGGGATCAGGTCAAATCATACCCACAGCTCGACGTGTGGCCTATTCTTCCTTCCTTATGGCAACCCCTCGACTAATGGAGCCTGTGTATTATGTGGAGGTATAAACTTGATTCTCCATAAGGGTGATGTCAACACCCCTCCCCCCactccccaaaaaaaaaattgtgttttctCATTCATTTTAACTGTAcgtgtgtgtgtttttcttttttgttatgtTGAGTGCTGGGAAAAGAAATGCAGTTGTTTATGCTAGCTACACAATTGATGTTCTTTTGAAAGGTTGCTTTTGAATGGACTTGCATGGCAGTAATATAGATTGATTGACGTATATTACTGTGGTGCTAACTTTGTAATGTTGTTTCAGATACAAACACCAATCGACTGTTTATCTGCTATCTACACGGTGTTGTCTCGTAGACGTGGACATGTTACAGCTGATGTTCCTCAACCAGGCACCCCAGCATACATTGTGAAGGTATGGTAGCAAATCTTTTCATACAAGTTCTCTtggaaaaattattattattattattattattttctagtgttaattttttttact
Protein-coding regions in this window:
- the LOC119996520 gene encoding 110 kDa U5 small nuclear ribonucleoprotein component CLO-like gives rise to the protein MDDSLYDEFGNYIGPELDSDQESDREDEDEELPDQPHEEEATSDGEGGAPGPNGWITTSLDVDMDNQIVLAEDKKYYPTAEEVYGEDVETLVMDEDEQPLEQPIIKPVKNIKFEVGVKDSSTYVSTQFLIGLMSNPALVRNVALVGNLQHGKTVFMDMLVEQTHHMSTFDPNNEKHMRYTDTRVDEQERRISIKAVPMSLVLEDSNSKSYLCNIMDTPGHVNFSDEMTAALRLADGAVLIVDAAEGVMVNTERAIRHAIQERLPIVVVINKVDRLITELKLPPKDAYHKLRHTLEVINGHITAVSSTAGNVQVIDPAAGNVCFASATAGWSFTLQSFAKLYVKLHGIPFDSEKFASRLWGDIYYHPDTRTFKKKPPSTGGERSFVEFVLEPLYKLYSQVIGEHKKSVEATLAELGVTLSNAAYKLNVRPLLRLACSSVFGSASGFTDMLVKHIPSAKDAAARKVDHIYTGPKDSMIYQSTVDCDPSGPLMVNVTKLYPKPDCSVFDAFGRVYGGKIQTGQTVRVLGEGYSPDDEEDMTVKEVTKLWIYQARYRIPIASAPPGTWVLIEGVDASIMKTATLCNVDYDEDVYIFRPLQFNTLPVVKTATEPLNPSELPKMVEGLRKISKSYPLAITKVEESGEHTILGTGELYLDSIMKDLRELYSDIEVKVADPVVSFCETVVESSSMKCFAETPNKKNKITMIAEPLEKGLAEDIENGVVSIDWSRRQLGDFFKTKYEWDLLAARSIWAFGPDRQGPNILLDDTLPTEVDKSLLGAVKDSIVQGFQWGAREGPLCDEPIRNVKFKIVDARIAPEPLNRGSGQIIPTARRVAYSSFLMATPRLMEPVYYVEIQTPIDCLSAIYTVLSRRRGHVTADVPQPGTPAYIVKAFLPVIESFGFETDLRYHTQGQAFSLSVFDHWAIVPGDPLDKSIVLRPLEPAPIQHLAREFMVKTRRRKGMSEDVSINKFFDEAMMVELAQQAADIHLQML